In Primulina eburnea isolate SZY01 chromosome 3, ASM2296580v1, whole genome shotgun sequence, one DNA window encodes the following:
- the LOC140828526 gene encoding cysteine proteinase inhibitor B-like — MAIKTTKQALLFFFLMILTTSQFYMHANAIGEKVGGRREVKNVHSNKQIQDLGRFCVEQYNLKMLQKGINGSSGKLLMFSEVVEAETQVVSGIKYYLKISAAPHGGGVAREFEAVVLVKPWMRSKEVLTFDPSPRSY; from the coding sequence ATGGCGATAAAAACTACAAAACAAGCCCTCCTCTTCTTCTTCCTCATGATCTTGACCACATCCCAGTTTTACATGCATGCCAACGCCATCGGAGAAAAAGTGGGAGGCCGAAGAGAAGTAAAGAATGTGCACAGCAACAAACAGATCCAGGATCTGGGGAGATTCTGCGTCGAACAGTACAATCTAAAGATGCTGCAGAAGGGTATTAATGGCAGCAGCGGAAAGCTTCTGATGTTCTCGGAAGTGGTGGAGGCAGAGACGCAGGTGGTTTCCGGGATCAAGTATTATCTGAAGATCTCCGCCGCCCCTCATGGCGGCGGGGTTGCCCGCGAGTTCGAGGCCGTGGTATTGGTGAAGCCGTGGATGCGTTCCAAGGAAGTGCTCACTTTTGATCCATCCCCTAGATCTTACTGA